One genomic window of Streptomonospora nanhaiensis includes the following:
- a CDS encoding ABC transporter permease: protein MAVGSASAPAPPAAAGPPAPSAPPGPADRARRRAANRWVLAAALLLVLGAGFAAARILDTPAWLGAFPAATGEWLTARLDSAYAWIVANRNTSPLFLYGFNYVSVGLGSAVVLVNQALTLLTWPGVVVLGVFAAWRAAGWRVALLVLAAFASFALTGLWNEAMTTLALIITSVLIALAVGVPLGVLAGLRPAVDRALRPVLDFLQIMPAFAYLMPMLLLFGIGNPAAAVATVLYAVPPAVRITALAVRGVDPGAVEAGTSLGSTPWQLLTRVRLPMAWRTIMLGVNQTIMLAVSMVVIASVIGAGGLGDAIYQALSKVNVGQATEAGAAIVLMAIALDRVTGAAGEGGRTPAVPARWRTPVLAGGLAAGAAAVAAGHLAGVRGWPPDWSVSVAQPLNSVQAAAQSALGGATGALGDLLLRGVLNPLSALLTGIPWWLVVLVAAGFGFVFAGARAALTGGLAVLATGLLGVWDNAMDTLSQVLVAAAVTVALGVALGVLAARRDLLAALLRPVLDTMQTLPPFVYLIPAVALFGVGRVPALAAAVVFALPPVVRLVNDGIRGVDPGAVEAAVAQGSTPRQLLTKVQLPLARPALLLAVNQGIMMVLAMVVMGALVGAGSLGYDVVFGLKQNQLGLGLTSGVAIVCLGLLLDRVTQGQRTAHA from the coding sequence ATGGCCGTGGGCTCCGCCTCCGCACCCGCGCCCCCGGCCGCCGCCGGGCCGCCCGCCCCGTCGGCGCCGCCCGGCCCCGCCGACCGCGCCCGCCGCCGGGCCGCCAACCGCTGGGTCCTGGCGGCCGCGCTGCTGCTCGTCCTCGGCGCGGGGTTCGCGGCCGCCCGGATCCTGGACACCCCCGCCTGGCTGGGCGCCTTCCCCGCCGCCACCGGGGAGTGGCTGACCGCGCGCCTGGACTCCGCCTACGCCTGGATCGTCGCCAACCGCAACACCAGCCCGCTGTTCCTCTACGGCTTCAACTACGTGTCGGTGGGCCTGGGCTCGGCCGTGGTCCTGGTCAACCAGGCGCTCACCCTGCTGACCTGGCCCGGTGTGGTGGTGCTGGGGGTCTTCGCGGCCTGGCGCGCCGCCGGGTGGCGGGTGGCGCTGCTGGTGCTGGCGGCCTTCGCCTCCTTCGCGCTCACCGGGCTGTGGAACGAGGCCATGACCACGCTGGCGCTCATCATCACCTCGGTGCTGATCGCGCTGGCCGTCGGCGTCCCGCTGGGGGTCCTGGCCGGGCTCCGGCCCGCCGTCGACCGCGCGCTGCGGCCGGTGCTGGACTTCCTGCAGATCATGCCGGCGTTCGCCTACCTGATGCCGATGCTGCTGCTGTTCGGGATCGGCAACCCGGCCGCCGCGGTGGCCACGGTCCTCTACGCGGTGCCCCCGGCCGTGCGCATCACCGCGCTGGCCGTGCGCGGGGTGGACCCCGGCGCGGTCGAGGCCGGCACCTCGCTGGGCTCCACGCCCTGGCAGCTGCTGACCCGGGTGCGGCTGCCCATGGCCTGGCGCACCATCATGCTGGGGGTCAACCAGACCATCATGCTGGCGGTGTCGATGGTGGTGATCGCCTCGGTGATCGGCGCCGGCGGCCTGGGAGACGCCATCTACCAGGCGCTGTCCAAGGTCAACGTCGGCCAGGCCACCGAGGCCGGCGCCGCGATCGTGCTGATGGCCATCGCCCTGGACCGGGTCACCGGCGCGGCCGGCGAGGGCGGCCGCACCCCGGCCGTCCCCGCCCGGTGGCGCACGCCCGTCCTGGCCGGCGGTCTGGCGGCCGGCGCCGCCGCGGTCGCCGCCGGCCACCTGGCCGGGGTGCGCGGGTGGCCGCCCGACTGGTCGGTCAGCGTGGCCCAGCCCCTCAACTCCGTCCAGGCGGCGGCGCAGTCGGCCCTGGGCGGCGCCACCGGCGCCCTGGGCGACCTCCTGCTGCGCGGTGTGCTCAACCCGCTCAGCGCGCTGCTCACCGGCATCCCGTGGTGGCTGGTGGTGCTGGTCGCGGCCGGGTTCGGGTTCGTCTTCGCCGGTGCGCGGGCCGCGCTCACCGGCGGGCTGGCGGTCCTGGCCACCGGCCTACTGGGGGTGTGGGACAACGCCATGGACACCCTGTCGCAGGTGCTCGTGGCCGCGGCGGTGACCGTCGCGCTCGGGGTGGCGCTGGGGGTCCTGGCCGCGCGCCGCGACCTGCTCGCCGCGCTGCTGCGGCCCGTCCTGGACACCATGCAGACCCTGCCGCCGTTCGTCTACCTCATCCCCGCCGTGGCGCTGTTCGGCGTGGGCCGCGTTCCGGCGCTGGCCGCCGCGGTCGTCTTCGCGCTGCCGCCGGTGGTGCGCCTGGTCAACGACGGCATCCGCGGGGTGGACCCCGGCGCGGTCGAGGCCGCCGTCGCGCAGGGCTCCACCCCGCGCCAGCTCCTCACCAAGGTGCAGCTGCCGCTGGCCCGGCCCGCCCTGCTGCTGGCCGTCAACCAGGGGATCATGATGGTCCTGGCGATGGTGGTCATGGGCGCCCTGGTCGGCGCCGGGTCGCTCGGCTACGACGTGGTGTTCGGGCTCAAGCAGAACCAGTTGGGGCTCGGCCTGACCTCCGGCGTGGCGATCGTGTGCCTCGGCCTGCTCCTCGACCGCGTGACCCAGGGACAAAGGACCGCCCATGCCTGA
- the purL gene encoding phosphoribosylformylglycinamidine synthase subunit PurL → MPDAPLPDTVATAQSTPDTPQPYAELGMAEDEYARVRQILGRRPTSAELAIYSVMWSEHCSYKSSKKHLRQFGEKAPASDALLVGMGENAGVVDVGGGRAVTFKIESHNHPSYVEPHQGAATGVGGIVRDILTMGARPVAVMDALRFGPLDAPDTRRVLPGVVSGISFYGNCLGLPNIGGEIGFGAGYAGNPLVNALCVGVMRHEDIKLAQAPGPGNKVVLFGATTGPDGIGGASVLASATFDDESHAKRPSVQVGDPFMEKLLIECSLELFAADLVVGIQDLGAAGVSCATTELAAGGTGGMRIELDRVPLRDPRLTPEEILMSESQERMMAIVEPAKLDAFLATCRKWNILAGVIGEVTDVTPEEAERGGRLVMTWHGETVVDMPPRTASDEGPVYDRPYARPADQDGLQADTPDRLERPKTDDDLREQLLRVLAAPGVCDSSWVTQQYDRYVMGNTVLATPHDGGMIRVADDTDTGIALATDGNGRYTRLDPYTGTQAAYAEAYRNVAATGARPLAVTNCLNFGSPEDPGVMWQFAESTRGLADACQALGTPVTGGNVSFYNQTGDTAINPTPVIGVLGVIDDVHNRLTSALPADSDGARIVLLGRTAEEFGGSVWAEVVHGHLGGLPPAVDLAAEAALGELLADAAEAGLLAAAHDLSDGGLGVAVAESALRGGVGATLHVTDAFTALFSESGARAVVVVRPEQEAAFAALCERHGVPAAEIGTVGGSALTVTHPEGGFSVSLEDLRTAYESTLPAVLGAE, encoded by the coding sequence ATGCCCGACGCACCCCTGCCCGACACCGTCGCCACGGCCCAGAGCACGCCCGACACCCCGCAGCCCTACGCCGAACTCGGCATGGCCGAGGACGAGTACGCGCGGGTCCGGCAGATCCTCGGCCGCCGCCCCACCTCGGCGGAGCTGGCGATCTACTCGGTGATGTGGAGCGAGCACTGCTCCTACAAGAGCTCCAAGAAGCACCTGCGCCAGTTCGGCGAGAAGGCGCCGGCCAGCGACGCGCTGCTGGTGGGCATGGGCGAGAACGCGGGCGTGGTCGATGTCGGCGGCGGCCGGGCGGTCACCTTTAAGATCGAGTCGCACAACCACCCCTCCTACGTCGAGCCGCACCAGGGCGCGGCCACCGGCGTGGGCGGGATCGTCCGCGACATCCTGACCATGGGCGCCCGGCCCGTGGCGGTGATGGACGCGCTGCGGTTCGGCCCGCTGGACGCCCCCGACACCCGGCGGGTGCTGCCGGGCGTGGTCTCGGGCATCTCCTTCTACGGCAACTGCCTGGGCCTGCCCAACATCGGCGGCGAGATCGGGTTCGGCGCCGGATACGCGGGCAACCCGCTGGTCAACGCCCTGTGCGTGGGCGTCATGCGGCACGAGGACATCAAGCTGGCCCAGGCGCCCGGCCCGGGCAACAAGGTCGTGCTGTTCGGCGCCACCACCGGCCCCGACGGGATCGGCGGGGCCTCGGTGCTGGCCAGCGCCACCTTCGACGACGAGAGCCACGCCAAGCGGCCCAGCGTCCAGGTGGGCGACCCGTTCATGGAGAAGCTGCTCATCGAGTGCAGCCTGGAGCTGTTCGCCGCCGACCTGGTGGTGGGCATCCAGGACCTCGGCGCGGCCGGGGTGTCGTGCGCCACCACCGAACTGGCGGCGGGCGGCACCGGCGGCATGCGGATCGAACTCGACAGGGTGCCGCTGCGCGACCCCCGGCTCACGCCGGAGGAGATCCTGATGAGCGAGTCCCAGGAGCGCATGATGGCGATCGTCGAGCCGGCCAAGCTCGACGCGTTCCTGGCGACCTGCCGCAAGTGGAACATCCTGGCCGGCGTCATCGGCGAGGTCACCGACGTCACGCCCGAGGAGGCCGAGCGCGGCGGGCGGCTGGTCATGACCTGGCACGGCGAGACCGTGGTCGACATGCCGCCGCGCACCGCCTCCGACGAGGGCCCCGTCTACGACCGCCCCTACGCCCGCCCGGCCGACCAGGACGGCCTCCAGGCCGACACCCCCGACCGCCTGGAGCGCCCCAAGACCGACGACGACCTGCGCGAGCAGCTGCTGCGCGTGCTGGCCGCGCCGGGGGTGTGCGACTCCTCCTGGGTCACCCAGCAGTACGACCGCTACGTCATGGGCAACACCGTGCTGGCCACCCCGCACGACGGCGGCATGATCCGGGTGGCCGACGACACCGACACCGGTATCGCGCTGGCCACCGACGGCAACGGCCGCTACACCCGGCTGGACCCCTACACCGGCACCCAGGCGGCCTACGCCGAGGCCTACCGCAACGTCGCGGCCACCGGGGCGCGCCCGCTGGCGGTCACCAACTGCCTCAACTTCGGCTCGCCCGAGGACCCGGGGGTGATGTGGCAGTTCGCGGAGTCCACCCGCGGGCTGGCCGACGCCTGCCAGGCGCTGGGCACCCCGGTCACCGGCGGCAACGTCAGCTTCTACAACCAGACCGGCGACACCGCCATCAACCCCACCCCCGTCATCGGGGTGCTGGGGGTCATCGACGACGTCCACAACCGGCTGACCTCCGCGCTGCCCGCCGACTCCGACGGCGCGCGGATCGTGCTGCTGGGCCGCACCGCCGAGGAGTTCGGCGGGTCGGTGTGGGCCGAGGTCGTGCACGGCCACCTGGGCGGGCTGCCGCCCGCGGTCGACCTCGCCGCCGAGGCGGCGCTGGGCGAACTGCTGGCCGACGCCGCCGAGGCGGGCCTGCTGGCGGCGGCCCACGACCTGTCCGACGGCGGCCTGGGCGTGGCGGTCGCGGAGTCGGCGCTGCGCGGCGGCGTGGGCGCCACGCTGCACGTGACCGACGCGTTCACCGCGCTGTTCAGCGAGTCGGGCGCCCGGGCCGTGGTCGTGGTGCGGCCCGAGCAGGAGGCCGCCTTCGCGGCGCTGTGCGAGCGGCACGGGGTGCCGGCCGCCGAGATCGGCACGGTCGGCGGCTCGGCCCTGACCGTGACCCACCCCGAGGGCGGGTTCAGCGTCAGCCTGGAGGACCTGCGCACCGCCTACGAGTCCACCCTGCCGGCGGTGCTCGGCGCCGAGTAG
- a CDS encoding sigma-70 family RNA polymerase sigma factor, giving the protein MTTIELERMREADDSTEPNESAGSIDFVTAVTPYADQLYPTALRMTRNSADAEDLVQETFAKAYANFHQFRAGTNLRAWLYRILTNTFINGYRKKQREPCQDSTDEIKDWQLAAADAHASTGSRSAESEVLERLPDSAIRHALAQLPEEFRLVVYLIDVEGFTYKEVAARMGTPLGTVMSRLHRARRQLREQLADYARERGMRVAA; this is encoded by the coding sequence TTGACGACCATCGAACTGGAGCGTATGCGCGAAGCCGACGATTCCACCGAGCCGAACGAGTCCGCGGGGTCGATCGACTTCGTCACCGCCGTCACCCCGTACGCCGACCAGCTCTACCCCACGGCGCTGCGGATGACGCGCAACTCGGCCGACGCCGAGGACCTCGTCCAGGAGACCTTCGCCAAGGCCTACGCCAACTTCCACCAGTTCCGCGCGGGCACCAACCTGCGCGCCTGGCTGTACCGCATCCTGACCAACACGTTCATCAACGGCTACCGCAAGAAGCAGCGGGAGCCCTGCCAGGACTCCACCGACGAGATCAAGGACTGGCAGCTGGCCGCCGCCGACGCGCACGCCTCCACCGGCTCGCGCTCGGCCGAGTCCGAGGTGCTGGAGCGCCTGCCCGACTCCGCCATCCGCCACGCCCTGGCCCAGCTCCCCGAGGAGTTCCGCCTGGTCGTGTACTTGATCGACGTCGAGGGGTTCACCTACAAGGAGGTCGCGGCCCGCATGGGGACACCCCTGGGCACCGTCATGTCGCGCCTCCACCGCGCGCGGCGCCAGCTGCGCGAGCAGCTCGCCGACTACGCCCGCGAGCGCGGCATGCGCGTGGCGGCCTGA
- the pdhA gene encoding pyruvate dehydrogenase (acetyl-transferring) E1 component subunit alpha, which yields MSDNTAHEEPELVQLLTPEGELRHHPDYPLDLGADEVRGLYRDLVLVRRVDTEAVALQRQGELGLWASLLGQEAAQIGSARALRPQDMAFPSYREHGVAWVRGVEPRNLLAMFRGVTNGGWDPAEHNLHLYTIVIGSQTLHATGYAMGVQRDGATGGDDGTAVIVYFGDGATSQGDTNEAFNFAAVNNAPVVFFCQNNQWAISEPLERQSRVPLYRRAAGFGFPGVRIDGNDVFASLAVTRRALQHAREGQGPMLIEAFTYRMGAHTTNDDPTRYRVAAELEEWKRKDPILRLRAYMAANGVADDDFFAAVDAEADKLGERVRVDCRALPDPDPLDIFHEVYAEPHAQLDLQRAEFADYLASFEDAGAEGGR from the coding sequence GTGTCGGACAACACCGCGCATGAGGAACCCGAACTCGTCCAGCTCTTGACTCCCGAAGGAGAGCTGCGGCACCACCCCGACTACCCGCTGGACCTCGGCGCCGACGAGGTGCGCGGCCTGTACCGCGACCTCGTCCTGGTGCGCCGGGTCGACACCGAGGCCGTCGCCCTCCAGCGGCAGGGCGAACTCGGCCTGTGGGCGTCGCTGCTGGGCCAGGAGGCCGCCCAGATCGGCTCCGCCCGCGCGCTGCGCCCCCAGGACATGGCGTTCCCCTCCTACCGCGAGCACGGCGTGGCCTGGGTCCGGGGCGTCGAGCCCAGGAACCTGCTCGCCATGTTCCGGGGGGTCACCAACGGCGGGTGGGACCCCGCCGAGCACAACCTGCACCTCTACACCATCGTCATCGGCTCCCAGACCCTGCACGCCACCGGCTACGCCATGGGCGTCCAGCGCGACGGCGCCACCGGCGGCGACGACGGCACCGCGGTCATCGTCTACTTCGGCGACGGCGCCACCAGCCAGGGCGACACCAACGAGGCGTTCAACTTCGCGGCGGTGAACAACGCCCCCGTGGTGTTCTTCTGCCAGAACAACCAGTGGGCGATCTCCGAGCCGCTGGAGCGCCAGTCCCGGGTGCCGCTCTACCGGCGCGCCGCCGGGTTCGGGTTCCCCGGCGTGCGCATCGACGGCAACGACGTCTTCGCCTCCCTGGCGGTCACCCGCCGCGCCCTCCAGCACGCCCGCGAGGGCCAGGGCCCGATGCTCATCGAGGCGTTCACCTACCGCATGGGCGCCCACACCACCAACGACGACCCCACCCGCTACCGGGTGGCCGCCGAACTGGAGGAGTGGAAGCGCAAGGACCCCATCCTGCGGCTGCGCGCCTACATGGCCGCCAACGGGGTGGCCGACGACGACTTCTTCGCCGCCGTGGACGCCGAGGCCGACAAGCTCGGCGAGCGCGTGCGCGTCGACTGCCGGGCGCTGCCCGACCCCGACCCGCTGGACATCTTCCACGAGGTCTACGCCGAACCCCATGCCCAACTCGACCTCCAGCGGGCCGAGTTCGCCGACTACCTGGCGTCCTTCGAGGACGCCGGCGCCGAGGGAGGCCGGTGA
- the purS gene encoding phosphoribosylformylglycinamidine synthase subunit PurS, translating to MARVVVDVMLKPEILDPQGQAIAGACGRLGFTGVSEVRQGKRFEVEVDGEVDDAKLADVRRMAETLLANPVIEDFSLRVE from the coding sequence GTGGCCCGCGTCGTCGTTGACGTCATGCTCAAGCCCGAGATCCTGGACCCCCAGGGCCAGGCCATCGCCGGGGCCTGCGGCCGCCTCGGGTTCACCGGCGTGAGCGAGGTCCGCCAGGGCAAGCGCTTCGAGGTCGAGGTCGACGGCGAGGTCGACGACGCCAAGCTCGCCGACGTCCGGCGCATGGCCGAGACCCTGCTCGCCAACCCCGTGATCGAGGACTTCTCCCTGCGGGTGGAGTAG
- a CDS encoding baeRF2 domain-containing protein: MDLRFLERLYRASGPVASVYLDTTRAGADPAQRIERRWRALRGGLAEQGADPETLRALDAAAGGLPGVPGPQGEALFAAGGRLVAAFTLSRPPERDRAAWLPVADPVELVCDLDDGVPYVVVAADGEGADVYAYPAHGGLAGEERRPGGARGRPGEAAAGGRRHRVRDRAEQVWSASAGEVVRDVEAAVRRVRAAAVFVGGDERTLGLLRARLSTATEAPVIEVGGRGEGNAVARLRAGVEEGLRQTAVALRSGVLAEFVQDLGRAGRAVQGFADTTRALRSGRVSRLLLAPGGAAEPELWASRTDPLEVAERRGRLTDPAEAFSAPAGALLLRAAQATSAAFTRLPDPGEAVDGVGAFLRFAAAR; the protein is encoded by the coding sequence ATGGACCTGCGTTTTCTGGAACGGCTCTACCGGGCGAGCGGACCGGTCGCCTCGGTGTACCTGGACACCACCCGCGCCGGCGCGGACCCGGCACAGCGCATCGAGCGCCGCTGGCGGGCGCTGCGCGGCGGACTCGCCGAGCAGGGCGCCGACCCCGAGACGCTGCGTGCCCTGGACGCCGCGGCGGGCGGCCTGCCGGGGGTCCCCGGCCCCCAGGGCGAGGCCCTGTTCGCCGCCGGAGGCCGGCTGGTCGCCGCCTTCACCCTGTCGCGGCCGCCCGAGCGCGACCGCGCCGCGTGGCTGCCGGTGGCCGACCCCGTCGAACTCGTCTGCGACCTGGACGACGGCGTGCCCTACGTGGTGGTGGCGGCCGACGGGGAGGGCGCCGACGTCTACGCCTATCCCGCGCACGGCGGCCTGGCCGGAGAGGAGCGCCGCCCCGGGGGCGCGCGCGGCCGCCCCGGCGAGGCGGCCGCGGGCGGGCGGCGCCACCGGGTACGCGACCGCGCCGAGCAGGTGTGGTCGGCGAGCGCGGGCGAGGTCGTCCGCGACGTCGAGGCGGCGGTGCGCCGGGTGCGGGCGGCGGCCGTGTTCGTCGGCGGCGACGAGCGGACCCTGGGCCTGCTGCGGGCGCGGTTGAGCACGGCGACCGAGGCGCCGGTGATCGAGGTGGGCGGGCGCGGCGAGGGCAACGCCGTGGCCCGGCTGCGCGCGGGTGTGGAGGAGGGGCTGCGGCAGACCGCCGTGGCGCTGCGCAGCGGGGTGCTGGCGGAGTTCGTCCAGGACCTCGGCCGCGCGGGGCGGGCGGTGCAGGGGTTCGCCGACACCACCCGGGCGCTGCGGTCGGGTCGGGTGTCGCGGCTGCTGCTGGCCCCCGGCGGCGCGGCGGAGCCCGAACTGTGGGCCTCGCGCACGGACCCGCTGGAGGTCGCCGAGCGGCGCGGGCGGCTGACCGACCCGGCCGAGGCGTTCTCCGCGCCGGCGGGCGCGCTGCTGCTGCGGGCCGCCCAGGCCACCAGCGCGGCGTTCACCCGGCTGCCGGATCCGGGCGAGGCCGTGGACGGTGTGGGCGCGTTCCTGCGGTTCGCGGCGGCGCGCTGA
- a CDS encoding ATP-binding protein — MDVTFSIALPREAYTVAVMRDFLGEALRSSGICADCRFSILLAASEACANVVDHGFPAAGYQVDARLRSDTCVLEITHRGRRFNPSRVPLPDLEAESGRGILLMRHLMEDVAITGEPDGTTRVRLRKRLAECAAAPPDHGEWVAPQPVLR; from the coding sequence ATGGACGTGACATTCTCGATTGCACTCCCCCGAGAGGCGTACACCGTGGCCGTGATGCGGGACTTCCTCGGTGAGGCGCTGCGGAGCAGCGGCATATGCGCCGACTGCCGGTTCTCGATCCTGCTCGCCGCCTCCGAGGCGTGCGCCAACGTGGTGGACCACGGCTTCCCGGCTGCGGGCTACCAGGTCGACGCACGGCTGCGGTCCGACACCTGTGTTCTGGAGATCACCCATAGAGGACGCCGGTTCAACCCGTCCCGGGTGCCCCTGCCGGATCTGGAAGCGGAATCCGGCAGGGGCATTCTCTTGATGCGCCACCTGATGGAGGACGTCGCCATCACCGGCGAACCCGACGGCACCACCCGCGTCCGCCTGCGCAAGCGGCTGGCCGAGTGCGCCGCCGCCCCGCCCGACCACGGCGAGTGGGTGGCCCCGCAGCCCGTCCTGCGCTGA
- the purQ gene encoding phosphoribosylformylglycinamidine synthase subunit PurQ, with protein sequence MTARVGVVTFPGSLDDRDAARAVRIAGAEPVALWHDDPDLKGVDAVVLPGGFSYGDYLRCGAIARFSPIMGEIVPAARSGNLPVLGICNGFQILCESHLLPGALTRNRSLRFINRDITLRVESTATAWTNRYTSGEEILVVLKSGEGCYVADPDTLDELERTGRVVARYAEAAPNGSRREIAGIANEHGNVVGLMPHPEHAVEDLTGPSTDGLGFFTSLLAHLADGVPAAAGATG encoded by the coding sequence ATGACAGCCCGTGTGGGCGTCGTCACCTTCCCCGGCTCCCTGGACGACAGGGACGCCGCCCGCGCCGTCCGCATCGCCGGCGCCGAGCCCGTCGCGCTCTGGCACGACGACCCCGACCTCAAGGGCGTGGACGCCGTGGTGCTGCCCGGCGGCTTCTCCTACGGCGACTACCTGCGCTGCGGCGCCATCGCCCGGTTCTCCCCCATCATGGGCGAGATCGTGCCGGCCGCGCGCTCGGGCAACCTGCCCGTGCTGGGCATCTGCAACGGCTTCCAGATCCTGTGCGAGAGCCACCTGCTGCCCGGCGCGCTCACCCGCAACCGGTCGCTGCGTTTCATCAACCGCGACATCACCCTGCGCGTGGAGTCCACCGCCACGGCCTGGACCAACCGCTACACCTCCGGCGAGGAGATCCTGGTCGTCCTCAAGAGCGGCGAGGGCTGCTACGTCGCCGACCCCGACACCCTGGACGAACTGGAGCGCACCGGCCGCGTCGTCGCCCGCTACGCCGAGGCCGCGCCCAACGGCTCGCGGCGCGAGATCGCCGGAATCGCCAACGAGCACGGCAACGTGGTGGGCCTGATGCCGCACCCCGAACACGCCGTCGAGGACCTGACCGGCCCCTCCACCGACGGGCTCGGGTTCTTCACCTCCCTCCTCGCGCACCTGGCCGACGGCGTGCCCGCGGCGGCGGGCGCCACCGGCTGA
- a CDS encoding ABC transporter substrate-binding protein, whose product MPDTPAARTPRSLPALPLRVLAVLLAAALLSSCAVRTTSMLRDPNTVRIALNGWVGYEASAAVLAYLLEHELDYQTQLVRIDEQPAWQAMDQGAVDVIVENWGHDDLMELYGPGGNGTVVDGGPTGNKGTLGWYVPRYLVEEYPGIDTVEGVREHAEIFATAETGDKGQFLAGDPGFVTQDQGMINHFGLDLEIVYAGSEAAQITEVRERYADREPVLFYFYEPQWLFEELDLVHVEFPPYREGCDSDLADVACDYPAYDLNKIFRAGFAEDGGPAYELLDNWRWTNADQNAVARMIADEGMDPDDAAQRWVRANPDTWRPWLPEGERG is encoded by the coding sequence ATGCCTGACACCCCCGCCGCCCGGACCCCCCGGAGCCTGCCGGCGCTGCCGCTGCGGGTCCTCGCCGTGCTGCTGGCCGCCGCCCTGCTGTCCTCGTGCGCGGTGCGCACCACGTCCATGCTGCGCGACCCCAACACCGTGCGCATCGCGCTCAACGGCTGGGTCGGCTACGAGGCCAGCGCGGCCGTGCTGGCCTACCTGCTGGAGCACGAGCTGGACTACCAGACCCAGCTCGTGCGCATCGACGAGCAGCCCGCCTGGCAGGCCATGGACCAGGGCGCGGTCGACGTCATCGTCGAGAACTGGGGCCACGACGACCTGATGGAGCTGTATGGCCCCGGGGGCAACGGCACCGTGGTCGACGGCGGCCCCACCGGCAACAAGGGCACCCTGGGCTGGTACGTCCCGCGCTACCTGGTCGAGGAGTACCCCGGGATCGACACCGTCGAGGGCGTCAGGGAGCACGCCGAAATCTTCGCCACCGCCGAGACCGGCGACAAGGGGCAGTTCCTCGCCGGCGACCCCGGGTTCGTCACCCAGGACCAGGGCATGATCAACCACTTCGGCCTGGACCTGGAGATCGTCTACGCGGGCTCCGAGGCCGCCCAGATCACCGAGGTCCGCGAGCGCTACGCCGACCGCGAGCCGGTGCTGTTCTACTTCTACGAGCCGCAGTGGCTGTTCGAGGAGCTGGACCTGGTGCACGTGGAGTTCCCCCCCTACCGCGAGGGCTGCGACTCCGACCTGGCGGACGTCGCCTGCGACTATCCCGCCTACGACCTCAACAAGATCTTCCGCGCCGGCTTCGCCGAGGACGGCGGCCCCGCCTACGAGCTGCTCGACAACTGGCGGTGGACCAACGCCGACCAGAACGCGGTGGCCCGGATGATCGCCGACGAGGGCATGGACCCCGACGACGCCGCCCAACGCTGGGTGCGCGCCAACCCCGACACCTGGCGGCCCTGGCTGCCGGAGGGGGAGCGGGGCTAG